The following proteins are encoded in a genomic region of Amphiura filiformis chromosome 18, Afil_fr2py, whole genome shotgun sequence:
- the LOC140139861 gene encoding uncharacterized protein, translating into MTSRRPQNLFNLKPHTSIYCSRHFHDTCLYLSHLIKQKKRIRPYWYESDTKEKLYECQRCNKNFTRKQNWMDHECTLTIRKTFVTHLNRHSLIHSKEKPHVCKVCNKGFTQAGNLKRHKSIHSNEKPYVCKVCNKGFKQAGHLKRHGKTHSNEKPHKCELCNIDFKYLSSLKTHISTHSKEKPYVHVCKVCNKGFTLAWNLKQHQHIHSNERPYKCELCYKDFKYSSNLKGHILQTHSKEKPYICKVCNKGFMWAGNLKQHQQTHSNERPYKCELCYKDFKYSKTLRAHLQTHSNEMPYVCTVCNKGFTLAHHLEQHKTIHEEKLKPYVCTVPVCNNWGFTQAHHLIQHIAMYHNKEKPYVCKVCNKGFTKAHALKRHQKTHL; encoded by the coding sequence ccaTATACTGCAGCAGGCATTTCCATGACACTTGTCTATATCTGAGTCACCTGATCAAACAAAAGAAGCGGATTAGACCATATTGGTATGAATCAGACACCAAAGAAAAGCTATATGAATGTCAACGCTGTAATAAAAACTTCACAAGAAAACAGAATTGGATGGACCATGAATGTACTCTGACTATTAGAAAAACCTTTGTTACACACCTGAATAGACATTCACTAATTCACAGCaaagagaagcctcatgtatgtaaagtatgcaacaagggctttacacaggCAGGGAATTTGAAACGGCACAAATCGattcatagcaatgagaagccttatgtttgtaaagtatgcaacaagggctttaaacAGGCAGGGCACTTGAAACGGCATGGAAAAACTCACAGCAATGAGAAGCCTCACAAATGTGAACTTTGCAATATAGACTTCAAGTATCTTAGTAGCTTAAAAACACATATTTCGACTCACAGTAAAGAGAAgccatatgtacatgtatgtaaagtatgcaacaagggctttacactggcATGGAACTTGAAACAGCACCAACATATTCATAGCAATGAGAGGCCTTACAAATGTGAACTTTGCTATAAAGACTTCAAGTACAGTAGTAACTTAAAAGGACATATTTTACAGACTCACAGTAAAGAGAAGCCATATATATGTAAGGTTTGCAACAAGGGCTTTATGTGGGCAGGGAACTTGAAACAGCACCAACAAACACATAGCAATGAGAGGCCTTACAAATGTGAACTTTGCTATAAAGACTTCAAGTACAGTAAAACCCTAAGAGCTCATTTACAAACTCACAGTAATGAGATGccatatgtatgtacggtatgcaacaagggctttacactggcACATCACTTGGAACAGCACAAAACAATTCATGAAGAGAAGCTTAAGCCTTATGTATGTACAGTACCGGTATGCAACAATTGGGGCTTTACACAGGCACATCACTTGATACAGCACATAGCAATGTATCATAAcaaagagaagccttatgtatgtaaagtatgcaacaaggggtTTACAAAGGCCCATGCTTTAAAACGGCACCAAAAAACCCATTTATAA